A region of Dermabacter vaginalis DNA encodes the following proteins:
- the alaS gene encoding alanine--tRNA ligase: MQTAEVSRRWLDFFKNKDHEIVPSDSLVSSDPSILFTVAGMVPFIPYIVGTDQAPWPRAASVQKCIRTNDIDNVGKTTRHGTFFQMAGNFSFGDYFKEGAIDFAWELLTSSVEDGGYGLEGDRMWITLWENDKEAFDHLTRVIGIDPKHIVRLPKEENFWSTGQPGPAGPCAEWHYDRGPEFGPEAEGGNVDPGGDRYLEIWNLVFDQFMRGEGSGKDYPLLGELDRKAIDTGLGVERLAYLLQGKSNMYETDQVFPVIAHAQELTGRRYGTGDEESDVRMRVVADHVRSAMMLASDGVRPGNEGRGYVMRRLIRRAVRSMRLLGFDKQAMPELLPVSKNAMVASYPVLEEKFAAIEEVLYTEEEAFRRTLSHGTQIFEGLSSNLKKSGSDLLAGEDAFTLHDTYGFPIDLTLEMAEEAGLRVDEAGFRAAMQEQRERARADAQAKKAGHTDTALFHDIVNANGLTRFVGYTDDTVSTTVGSILVNGALTEQVSAPADIEIVLADTPFYAEMGGQLADQGTISLAGGGIIEVDDVQAPVKGLSVHRGRLIEGSARAGEAAIARIDTERRGAIARAHTATHMVHQALREELGDGATQAGSENSPGRMRFDFRYGQAVPQSSLAQVEGKVNQMLQQNLDVTDAQMPIDEAKALGAQALFGEKYGDIVRVVSIGGDWSRELCGGTHVPITGSLGSVQLVSESSIGSGVRRVDALVGESAYKFHSKEHALVSQLAEILKVGAEDIPERVQALTKRVKEMEKNLQQMRGQQLQAQASSLVQSAAVVSGVRVLVHDAGEGVAAGDLRTLATDLRARLGEAEASVVALAGESDGRAALVVATNAAAREAGLKAGTLLRDAAAVMNGRGGGKDDLAQGGGGDPALVSAALESITTALRDRAS; the protein is encoded by the coding sequence ATGCAGACAGCCGAGGTGTCACGCCGCTGGCTCGACTTCTTCAAAAACAAGGATCACGAGATCGTCCCGAGCGATTCGCTCGTCTCGTCGGATCCCTCGATCCTTTTCACGGTTGCCGGCATGGTGCCGTTCATTCCCTACATTGTGGGCACCGATCAGGCGCCGTGGCCGCGCGCCGCGAGCGTGCAAAAGTGCATTCGCACAAATGACATCGACAACGTTGGCAAGACCACGCGTCACGGCACGTTCTTCCAAATGGCGGGCAACTTCAGCTTCGGCGATTACTTCAAGGAAGGCGCGATCGACTTCGCGTGGGAACTGCTCACGAGCAGCGTTGAGGATGGCGGCTACGGCCTCGAGGGTGACCGCATGTGGATCACCCTGTGGGAAAACGACAAAGAAGCGTTTGACCACCTCACTCGCGTGATCGGCATCGATCCGAAGCACATCGTGCGACTCCCGAAGGAAGAAAACTTTTGGTCGACTGGCCAGCCGGGACCCGCGGGCCCGTGTGCCGAATGGCACTACGACCGTGGACCCGAGTTCGGGCCGGAAGCCGAAGGCGGCAACGTGGATCCGGGTGGCGATCGCTACCTTGAGATCTGGAACCTCGTGTTCGATCAGTTCATGCGCGGCGAAGGCAGCGGCAAGGACTACCCGCTTCTCGGTGAGCTCGACCGCAAGGCTATCGATACGGGCCTCGGCGTCGAGCGCCTCGCTTATCTTTTGCAAGGCAAGAGCAATATGTACGAGACCGACCAGGTCTTCCCCGTGATCGCGCATGCCCAGGAACTCACCGGCCGCCGCTACGGCACTGGCGATGAAGAATCCGACGTTCGCATGCGCGTCGTCGCTGATCACGTCCGCAGCGCGATGATGCTCGCTTCGGATGGAGTACGCCCGGGGAACGAGGGGCGCGGCTATGTCATGCGCCGCCTTATTCGCCGCGCCGTCCGTTCGATGCGCCTTCTCGGTTTTGACAAGCAAGCGATGCCCGAGCTGCTGCCGGTATCGAAGAACGCCATGGTCGCCTCCTATCCCGTTCTTGAGGAGAAGTTCGCGGCGATCGAAGAGGTGCTCTACACGGAAGAGGAGGCTTTCCGCCGCACCCTGTCTCACGGCACGCAGATTTTCGAGGGCCTCAGCTCCAATCTCAAGAAGAGCGGCTCCGATCTCCTCGCGGGCGAAGATGCCTTTACTCTCCACGACACCTATGGTTTTCCCATTGACCTCACTCTGGAAATGGCGGAAGAGGCTGGTCTGCGCGTTGATGAAGCCGGTTTCCGCGCCGCCATGCAGGAGCAGCGTGAGCGTGCCCGCGCCGATGCTCAGGCAAAGAAAGCCGGCCACACGGATACGGCGCTTTTCCACGACATCGTGAATGCGAATGGTCTTACCCGTTTCGTGGGCTACACGGACGACACGGTCTCGACGACAGTGGGTTCGATCCTCGTGAATGGCGCTCTCACCGAACAGGTGAGCGCGCCCGCAGATATCGAGATCGTTCTTGCCGATACTCCGTTCTACGCCGAGATGGGCGGACAGCTTGCCGATCAGGGCACCATTAGCCTCGCCGGAGGCGGCATCATCGAAGTTGACGATGTCCAGGCGCCCGTGAAGGGCCTTTCTGTTCACCGCGGCCGCCTCATCGAGGGGAGCGCCCGCGCCGGCGAGGCGGCGATTGCGCGCATCGACACCGAGCGCCGCGGTGCCATCGCGCGCGCCCACACGGCGACCCACATGGTGCACCAGGCTCTTCGCGAGGAGCTCGGCGACGGCGCAACCCAGGCCGGTTCGGAAAACTCGCCCGGTCGCATGCGTTTCGACTTCCGCTACGGCCAGGCCGTACCTCAGAGCTCCCTCGCACAGGTCGAAGGCAAGGTCAATCAGATGCTTCAGCAGAACCTTGACGTCACCGACGCGCAAATGCCCATCGATGAGGCGAAGGCTCTTGGCGCTCAGGCACTCTTCGGTGAGAAGTATGGCGATATCGTCCGTGTCGTGTCGATTGGCGGCGACTGGTCTCGCGAACTGTGCGGCGGCACTCACGTCCCGATTACGGGCAGCCTCGGCTCGGTTCAGCTCGTGTCGGAATCATCTATCGGTTCAGGCGTGCGCCGCGTGGATGCACTCGTGGGCGAAAGTGCGTACAAGTTCCACTCGAAAGAGCACGCGCTCGTGTCGCAACTCGCGGAAATTCTCAAGGTGGGTGCGGAGGATATTCCCGAGCGCGTTCAGGCGCTCACAAAGCGCGTGAAAGAGATGGAAAAGAACCTCCAGCAGATGCGCGGCCAGCAGCTCCAAGCTCAAGCGAGCTCGCTCGTCCAATCTGCGGCAGTCGTGTCGGGTGTTCGCGTCCTTGTTCACGATGCAGGCGAGGGCGTCGCCGCTGGAGACCTGCGTACTCTCGCCACCGATTTGCGCGCAAGGCTTGGCGAGGCCGAGGCGAGTGTGGTGGCGCTTGCAGGGGAGTCCGACGGTCGCGCGGCTCTCGTCGTGGCCACCAATGCCGCGGCGCGCGAAGCTGGCCTCAAGGCAGGCACGCTCTTGCGTGACGCTGCCGCTGTGATGAACGGCCGCGGAGGCGGCAAAGATGATCTCGCGCAGGGCGGTGGCGGCGACCCCGCGCTCGTGTCTGCCGCGCTCGAGTCGATCACGACCGCGCTTCGTGACCGCGCCTCATGA
- the ruvX gene encoding Holliday junction resolvase RuvX, translating to MSRRFVRIGVDVGDARVGVARSDADGLLATPVVTLPREDSAARLQELIVELGAERLYVGKPRLLSGKNGSAVEKANAFIAELAELEPLAEEPEYDVYLVDERMSTVSAHRALSDSGRKHRTHRPVIDQVAAVMILQTALDFERARGAAAGEPWIPGDSH from the coding sequence ATGAGTCGTCGCTTTGTGCGAATTGGCGTCGACGTGGGTGATGCCCGCGTCGGCGTCGCTCGAAGCGATGCCGACGGCCTACTCGCGACCCCCGTGGTGACCCTTCCGCGGGAGGACTCCGCGGCTCGGCTACAGGAACTGATCGTTGAACTCGGTGCAGAACGCCTGTACGTGGGGAAGCCTCGCCTCTTGAGCGGGAAAAACGGTTCGGCCGTCGAGAAAGCCAATGCTTTCATTGCGGAACTCGCCGAACTCGAGCCCCTTGCGGAAGAACCCGAGTACGACGTGTACCTTGTAGACGAGCGCATGAGCACCGTGAGTGCGCACCGTGCCCTGAGCGATTCCGGCCGCAAGCACCGCACGCATAGGCCGGTGATCGATCAGGTCGCCGCGGTCATGATTTTGCAGACCGCCCTTGACTTTGAACGCGCGCGCGGCGCAGCGGCCGGAGAGCCGTGGATCCCAGGCGATTCCCACTAA
- the mltG gene encoding endolytic transglycosylase MltG: MPDSSLEDLLGSSGESQSRSGHGKRRNAKPSKLKRFLPAFVVVVVLAALIGGGCFAYSWVSHNVNVASASKDFDGQGKGDVEIIVNSGDTGSDIASTLVDAGVIKTKGPFVKAFSASQDASSITPGTYKLRKEMSGASALRLLLDPASRVGIRVTFPEGLTAHKMYERLSEATGLPVEDFEKAGADYEARGVPRNPAKSIEGYLWPGTYDFHQGDSAEDILDEMVSRMTTQLEKKSIPKEKWHETLTIASIAEKEARNPDDYGKVVRTLENRLAGVGEAGGRPMNLQLDSTVAYFTKSETISTTPEQRATDSPYNTYKHPGLPVGPIANPGDATLDAVENPPEGPWLYWVTVNTDTGETKFASTKGEHDKNVREWQEWAKNK; the protein is encoded by the coding sequence GTGCCAGATTCTTCACTTGAGGACCTGCTGGGTTCGTCAGGCGAAAGTCAGTCTCGATCGGGGCATGGCAAGCGTCGGAACGCAAAGCCGAGCAAACTCAAACGTTTCCTGCCCGCCTTTGTGGTGGTCGTGGTGCTCGCAGCGCTCATCGGCGGTGGATGCTTTGCCTACTCGTGGGTTTCACACAACGTGAATGTGGCGAGCGCGTCGAAGGATTTTGATGGCCAAGGTAAGGGCGACGTCGAGATCATCGTCAACAGTGGTGATACCGGTTCAGACATCGCGAGCACGCTCGTCGACGCCGGAGTGATCAAGACTAAAGGCCCGTTTGTGAAGGCGTTCTCGGCGAGCCAGGATGCTTCGAGCATCACTCCCGGCACGTACAAGCTTCGAAAAGAGATGAGCGGAGCCTCTGCCCTGCGCTTACTTCTTGACCCCGCTAGTCGCGTGGGCATTCGTGTGACGTTCCCCGAAGGACTTACCGCCCACAAGATGTACGAGCGTTTGAGCGAAGCCACGGGGTTGCCCGTCGAGGACTTTGAAAAGGCGGGCGCTGACTACGAGGCGCGCGGTGTTCCACGTAATCCGGCGAAGTCGATCGAGGGATACTTGTGGCCCGGTACATATGACTTCCACCAGGGAGATTCCGCCGAAGACATTCTCGATGAGATGGTTTCGCGCATGACAACCCAACTTGAGAAGAAGAGCATCCCGAAAGAGAAGTGGCACGAGACCCTCACGATCGCCTCGATTGCGGAGAAGGAAGCTCGCAACCCTGACGACTACGGCAAGGTCGTGCGAACGCTTGAGAATCGCCTCGCGGGCGTGGGGGAAGCGGGTGGAAGGCCCATGAACCTCCAGCTGGATTCGACCGTGGCCTACTTTACGAAGAGCGAAACGATTTCGACGACCCCCGAGCAGCGTGCGACCGATTCGCCCTACAACACTTATAAGCATCCCGGGCTTCCCGTGGGGCCGATCGCCAATCCTGGCGATGCCACACTCGATGCCGTGGAGAACCCTCCAGAGGGGCCGTGGCTGTACTGGGTGACGGTCAATACCGACACCGGCGAAACGAAGTTTGCGAGTACCAAGGGCGAGCATGATAAGAACGTGCGGGAGTGGCAAGAATGGGCGAAAAACAAGTAG
- a CDS encoding shikimate dehydrogenase family protein has translation MGEKQVGESGRRFAVIGDPIAHSLSPELHAAAYRALGIEGASYERIHVPRGEFAKFVHETLPTLDGVSVTMPHKAHAHDLAVAHGPHAELGIANTLIPLGSGHSRRYAAFNTDIAGITGALAAAGIRALESATLLGSGATALSLATALCESGCTRFTLLARSREKLAVLEGLLARYGAQVHIGEWERPELSFHSDIVASALARDGAEAFAERVFHKMHDVARVPSAFFDALYFPDPTPLTRIRDAFCRERAVHEKPAFATGAHMLAHQAARQVELMCGVEHAPAEVMYEAVFGQEL, from the coding sequence ATGGGCGAAAAACAAGTAGGCGAGAGCGGGCGGCGATTTGCCGTGATCGGCGATCCCATTGCGCATTCGCTCTCGCCCGAACTGCACGCGGCGGCGTATCGTGCGCTCGGAATTGAGGGCGCGAGCTACGAACGAATCCACGTGCCTCGCGGCGAATTCGCGAAGTTCGTGCACGAAACGCTCCCGACGCTCGATGGCGTGAGTGTCACCATGCCGCACAAGGCTCACGCTCACGACCTCGCCGTGGCGCATGGCCCGCACGCGGAGCTCGGCATCGCGAACACCTTGATCCCTCTCGGTTCCGGCCACTCGCGCCGCTACGCTGCCTTCAATACCGACATCGCAGGTATCACCGGAGCACTCGCAGCGGCCGGCATCCGTGCTCTCGAGAGTGCGACGCTGCTCGGATCAGGGGCGACGGCGCTTTCGCTTGCGACGGCCCTGTGCGAGTCCGGTTGCACGCGCTTCACACTCCTCGCCCGCTCACGCGAAAAGCTCGCCGTACTCGAAGGACTCCTCGCGCGGTACGGAGCACAAGTTCACATAGGGGAGTGGGAGCGACCCGAACTGAGCTTCCACTCCGACATCGTGGCGAGCGCGCTCGCACGTGACGGTGCCGAAGCCTTCGCCGAACGCGTTTTCCACAAGATGCACGATGTGGCGCGGGTACCGTCAGCCTTTTTTGACGCCCTGTATTTTCCCGATCCCACCCCGCTGACGCGCATTCGAGACGCGTTTTGCCGTGAACGAGCAGTGCACGAAAAGCCCGCGTTCGCGACCGGCGCCCACATGCTCGCGCATCAAGCTGCGAGACAGGTCGAGCTCATGTGCGGTGTTGAGCATGCACCTGCCGAGGTCATGTACGAGGCCGTCTTTGGGCAGGAGCTCTAG
- a CDS encoding tRNA (cytidine(34)-2'-O)-methyltransferase, with protein MPHIMFFEPLIPGNTGNAIRLSAVTGAPLHLIEPLGFNFDDSHLKRAGLDYHDLAVMTVHESFDHALEALPDSRIFAFTGHSDAHFQNVHYEDTDVLLFGREDTGLPQWVLDHPRITKSVRIPMLEGRRSLNLANSASIAVYEAWRQLGYTGAL; from the coding sequence ATGCCCCACATCATGTTTTTTGAGCCGCTCATCCCCGGCAACACCGGCAATGCCATACGCCTGTCTGCTGTGACAGGTGCGCCCCTGCACCTCATCGAGCCTCTCGGCTTCAACTTCGATGACTCTCACCTCAAGCGCGCCGGCCTTGACTATCACGACCTCGCCGTCATGACTGTGCACGAAAGTTTCGATCATGCGCTCGAAGCGCTTCCCGACTCTCGCATTTTCGCCTTCACGGGTCACAGCGATGCCCACTTTCAAAACGTGCATTACGAAGACACCGACGTCCTCCTCTTCGGTCGCGAGGACACGGGCCTACCCCAATGGGTTCTCGACCACCCACGCATCACGAAATCGGTCCGGATTCCCATGCTCGAGGGACGACGCTCGCTCAACCTCGCGAACTCCGCGTCCATTGCGGTGTACGAAGCGTGGCGACAGCTTGGGTACACGGGAGCGCTCTAG
- a CDS encoding LPXTG cell wall anchor domain-containing protein — protein MKALYRMSAVAAAATLTFGFGAAANAATVDCNDLTAEQKSELEYAKMGIIEVPADLQKCVMPEWDTPSSDEAAAAENDHLDAAEAEYNRLNAEQDWDTPTRDEAAQGENDYLDAAEAEYNRLNAEQDWDTPTRDEAAAAENDYLDAAEAEYNRLNAEQDWDTPTRDEAAAAENDYLDAAEAEYNRLNAEQGAEGDADDVSDDAVANGEEGTAAADPENSDNAPVAEGEEGDDASETDAAAAHSGSSLPRTGASVGILAALGAGVAAVGGGLSYLRKRA, from the coding sequence ATGAAAGCTCTTTACCGCATGAGCGCGGTCGCTGCTGCCGCAACCCTGACCTTTGGCTTCGGCGCAGCCGCCAACGCTGCAACCGTTGACTGCAACGATCTCACCGCAGAGCAGAAGTCTGAACTCGAGTACGCCAAGATGGGCATCATCGAGGTCCCCGCTGACCTCCAGAAGTGCGTCATGCCGGAGTGGGACACGCCTTCCAGTGACGAAGCTGCTGCCGCCGAGAACGACCACCTCGACGCTGCTGAAGCGGAGTACAACCGCCTCAACGCCGAGCAGGATTGGGACACCCCGACCCGCGATGAGGCTGCCCAGGGCGAGAATGACTACCTCGACGCTGCTGAAGCCGAGTACAACCGCCTCAACGCCGAGCAGGATTGGGACACCCCGACCCGCGATGAGGCCGCTGCCGCTGAGAACGACTACCTCGACGCTGCCGAGGCTGAGTACAACCGTCTCAACGCTGAGCAGGATTGGGACACCCCGACCCGCGATGAGGCCGCTGCCGCTGAGAACGACTACCTCGACGCTGCCGAGGCTGAGTACAACCGTCTCAACGCCGAGCAGGGTGCTGAGGGCGATGCAGATGACGTTTCGGATGACGCGGTGGCCAACGGGGAAGAGGGCACCGCTGCAGCCGATCCCGAAAACAGTGACAACGCTCCTGTTGCCGAGGGTGAAGAGGGCGACGATGCCAGCGAAACTGACGCTGCTGCCGCACACAGCGGTTCGAGCCTCCCTCGTACCGGTGCTTCGGTAGGCATCCTTGCAGCTCTCGGCGCTGGCGTCGCTGCCGTTGGCGGTGGCCTTAGCTACCTCCGCAAGCGCGCCTGA
- a CDS encoding prepilin peptidase: protein MISSFESTVAVMHFIFVTCAHLTFAVPLSYYDIREHRLPNKLTLALNGAVLSTAAIGALIVPELDTRVLGACIIALVVGALTFSVALFFPASLGMGDAKVTPATVLLAALGGAPVLLGALAWVCGAGAISALWVLMRTKSTKTRFAFGPIILSAPYGGLALTLLGIF, encoded by the coding sequence GTGATCAGCAGTTTCGAATCAACCGTCGCGGTCATGCATTTTATTTTCGTGACGTGCGCGCACCTCACGTTCGCCGTACCACTTTCCTATTACGACATTCGCGAGCATCGTCTTCCGAACAAGCTCACCCTCGCCCTTAACGGGGCTGTCCTGAGCACGGCGGCGATCGGTGCCCTTATCGTTCCCGAACTCGACACCCGCGTGCTCGGCGCCTGCATCATCGCTCTCGTCGTGGGTGCCCTCACTTTTAGCGTCGCTCTCTTTTTCCCCGCGAGCCTCGGCATGGGCGACGCGAAGGTGACGCCCGCGACCGTGCTCCTCGCGGCCCTAGGCGGCGCACCAGTTCTGCTCGGAGCCCTTGCCTGGGTGTGTGGCGCGGGCGCCATTTCTGCGCTGTGGGTCCTCATGCGAACGAAGAGTACAAAAACGCGCTTTGCCTTTGGCCCCATTATCCTGAGTGCGCCCTACGGTGGCCTCGCTCTTACTCTCCTTGGGATCTTCTAA
- a CDS encoding DUF5703 family protein — MTNIPDRSRTSVLPPKWKVSKPSNLSDAPVTRGRSVRDYEFQVLTIPKGTSIGLARQALTDEAEYGRWELARTQKFIGGGKKVWLRRRIMRVSAP, encoded by the coding sequence ATGACGAACATTCCGGATCGTTCGCGCACCTCCGTACTTCCTCCGAAGTGGAAGGTCTCGAAGCCCTCGAACCTTAGCGACGCTCCCGTGACCCGGGGGCGCTCCGTGCGTGATTACGAGTTTCAGGTGCTGACAATTCCGAAGGGCACGTCGATCGGTCTCGCGCGGCAGGCGCTCACCGATGAAGCGGAGTATGGGCGCTGGGAACTTGCCCGCACACAAAAATTCATCGGCGGCGGTAAGAAGGTGTGGTTGCGCCGACGAATCATGCGTGTGAGTGCACCTTAA
- a CDS encoding DNA primase: protein MNTKDPRAALTALIAALERHYDVIAATNGEDEDQLDVATERLSMAFENYDDALFDAYSVATPFIIFDDEDDDYDDDDDFDDFDDLDLDEDDYDDEDDED from the coding sequence ATGAACACGAAAGATCCTCGCGCCGCACTGACCGCACTGATTGCCGCCCTTGAGCGCCACTACGATGTCATCGCCGCCACCAATGGCGAGGATGAAGATCAACTCGATGTGGCGACCGAACGCCTCTCGATGGCCTTCGAAAATTACGACGACGCGCTCTTCGACGCGTACAGCGTCGCGACCCCGTTTATCATTTTCGACGACGAGGACGATGACTACGACGACGATGATGACTTCGACGACTTTGACGACCTCGACCTGGATGAGGACGACTACGACGATGAGGATGACGAGGACTGA
- a CDS encoding undecaprenyl-diphosphate phosphatase, with protein MSFLDAVILGIVQALTEFLPVSSSAHVRVVGELLNPGKDPGAAFTAIMQLGTELAVLLYFFKDIVHIIAQWAKSLVGKVPHSDPDARMGWFVILGSIPIGILGLLFENQIDHALRNLYITAAMLILFAVFLAYADARGAQEKSLDELTLKDAIFYGLAQALALIPGVSRSGGTITMGLVLGYSRKAAARYAFLLAIPAVFASGLYKAYKEVPALLTPEGRAAAAVAGEPSLTAIIVATLVAFVLGYAVIVWFMRLIETHSYAVFVWYRLIAGTVLLLLLLFGVVSPIGGA; from the coding sequence TTGAGTTTTCTCGATGCGGTTATTTTGGGCATAGTCCAGGCACTCACCGAGTTTCTTCCCGTATCTTCAAGCGCACACGTGCGCGTCGTGGGTGAACTGCTGAATCCTGGGAAGGATCCGGGCGCGGCCTTCACGGCGATCATGCAGCTCGGTACGGAACTAGCCGTACTTCTCTACTTTTTCAAAGATATCGTTCACATCATCGCCCAGTGGGCGAAATCCCTCGTGGGCAAGGTTCCTCATTCGGACCCGGATGCACGCATGGGCTGGTTCGTGATCCTCGGCTCGATCCCTATCGGCATCCTCGGGCTGCTGTTTGAAAACCAGATCGATCACGCGCTGAGGAACCTCTACATCACGGCGGCGATGCTTATTCTTTTTGCCGTGTTTCTTGCGTATGCGGACGCGCGTGGTGCTCAGGAAAAGAGTCTTGACGAACTCACCCTCAAAGACGCGATTTTCTACGGCCTCGCGCAAGCCCTGGCACTCATCCCGGGCGTGAGTCGTTCGGGCGGGACCATCACGATGGGTCTCGTCCTCGGCTATAGCCGCAAAGCGGCAGCGCGATACGCGTTTCTTCTGGCGATTCCCGCCGTCTTTGCGTCGGGCCTCTACAAGGCTTACAAGGAAGTTCCCGCGCTCTTGACCCCCGAAGGGCGTGCTGCAGCGGCCGTAGCGGGAGAGCCCAGCCTCACGGCGATCATTGTGGCAACCCTCGTTGCTTTCGTGCTTGGGTACGCCGTGATCGTGTGGTTCATGCGCCTTATCGAAACCCACTCGTACGCGGTGTTCGTGTGGTATCGCTTGATCGCAGGCACGGTGCTCCTACTGCTGCTTCTCTTCGGAGTCGTCTCTCCGATCGGCGGCGCATAG
- a CDS encoding proteasome assembly chaperone family protein, with protein MPANDEVIRTIAIAAFGGWNDAGTASSEALSHLMNTIGVDENAPTHTIDANGYVDFQINRPLIARDSEGQRRVTWPHTQIIPLLPHQGTRILLITGPEPSFNWTGYCEEILDRIDIEGCTLLVTLGALLADTPHTRPLPTTVTWSSHTPQVADANDYEGPIGIPTILNDIAVEAGVGTLAVWVQVPNYVGQNPVPKAAWYLLTTLGRELDMQIPLGDLDEDVRAWERGMDAMANEEEDIKHYIEQLESLRDATELPEASGERIASEFEQFLRSREDGKEG; from the coding sequence ATGCCCGCGAACGACGAGGTAATCCGCACTATTGCCATCGCCGCGTTCGGCGGATGGAACGATGCGGGGACCGCCAGTAGCGAGGCTCTCTCCCACCTCATGAACACGATCGGTGTCGACGAGAACGCCCCCACTCACACCATCGATGCCAACGGCTACGTGGACTTCCAGATCAACCGCCCCCTCATCGCGCGAGACAGCGAAGGCCAGCGTCGAGTCACGTGGCCACACACGCAAATCATTCCGTTGCTTCCGCATCAGGGCACCCGCATTCTCCTCATCACCGGTCCAGAGCCCTCGTTCAACTGGACGGGGTACTGCGAAGAGATCCTCGACCGCATCGACATCGAAGGCTGCACGCTCCTCGTCACCCTGGGGGCTCTCCTCGCCGATACGCCCCACACAAGGCCACTTCCCACGACGGTCACGTGGAGCTCTCACACGCCACAGGTTGCTGATGCCAACGACTACGAAGGTCCGATAGGTATCCCCACGATCCTCAACGACATTGCGGTCGAAGCAGGCGTCGGCACCCTAGCCGTGTGGGTACAGGTACCGAACTACGTTGGCCAAAATCCCGTGCCCAAAGCTGCGTGGTACCTCCTCACAACTTTGGGGCGCGAACTCGACATGCAGATCCCTCTCGGGGATCTGGATGAGGACGTTCGAGCGTGGGAGCGCGGCATGGACGCCATGGCCAACGAGGAAGAAGACATCAAGCATTACATTGAACAGCTCGAAAGCTTGCGTGATGCTACTGAGCTTCCCGAGGCGTCAGGCGAACGAATCGCTTCGGAATTCGAGCAGTTCCTGCGCAGCCGCGAAGATGGCAAGGAGGGCTAG
- a CDS encoding M50 family metallopeptidase: protein MQKTSERSMPKISMGIGSLLFTLLLAVMVEPRFAQVLPQGYAIGAAAIVAVVFLLSVALHEVAHALVAHAFGARVCEIALTVYGGHTTYEGPRLKPVRSMLISLAGPGTNAILALVFSALSQSLTPAFMNSGSAALLMVAIACQFLATLNWALAIFNVMPGLPMDGGRAFEALLRASGVNSARATIITGWTGRVIAVAVVVVPLVHALLNGTYPSPIWIVWSVLIALSLFQGASQAIAHARLLEEADMLHTSHVSREVRRLSNAATVGRERAYVERGGLYVDSDNVVLAPGAEVEQAPDDYPVHAVLTPLVKASVLEGRPEGSDLLAAMQADEAPAYLVRNDAGLVESVIFAEDVARALNARG, encoded by the coding sequence GTGCAAAAGACGTCAGAACGGTCGATGCCGAAGATCTCGATGGGGATCGGAAGCCTTCTCTTTACCCTATTGCTCGCGGTCATGGTGGAACCGCGATTCGCTCAGGTTCTGCCGCAGGGATATGCGATCGGGGCAGCCGCGATTGTAGCCGTGGTGTTCCTGCTTTCGGTTGCTCTTCACGAGGTCGCCCATGCGTTGGTTGCTCACGCCTTCGGTGCGCGAGTGTGCGAGATCGCGCTCACGGTCTATGGCGGGCACACCACCTATGAAGGGCCGCGCCTCAAGCCCGTGCGTTCCATGCTTATTTCGCTCGCGGGTCCCGGAACTAACGCGATCCTTGCCCTTGTTTTCAGTGCTCTCTCTCAGAGCCTGACCCCGGCTTTCATGAATAGCGGCTCCGCGGCGCTACTGATGGTCGCGATCGCATGCCAGTTTTTAGCGACCCTGAATTGGGCACTCGCGATCTTCAATGTCATGCCGGGGCTTCCCATGGATGGCGGCCGCGCTTTCGAGGCGCTTCTTCGCGCATCAGGGGTCAATTCCGCACGCGCGACCATCATCACGGGGTGGACCGGTCGTGTGATTGCCGTCGCTGTCGTTGTTGTTCCACTCGTGCATGCTCTCCTGAACGGCACGTATCCCTCGCCCATTTGGATCGTGTGGAGCGTTCTGATCGCGCTTTCGCTCTTTCAAGGGGCGTCGCAGGCAATTGCCCACGCGCGGCTTCTTGAGGAGGCGGATATGCTTCACACTTCACACGTTTCACGGGAGGTCAGGAGACTGTCGAATGCAGCGACCGTTGGACGCGAACGCGCGTACGTTGAGCGGGGTGGCCTGTACGTCGATAGTGACAACGTAGTGCTTGCACCGGGTGCCGAGGTTGAGCAAGCCCCCGATGACTACCCGGTCCACGCGGTTCTCACGCCGCTCGTGAAAGCGAGTGTTCTTGAAGGGCGCCCCGAAGGCAGCGATCTGCTCGCGG